The segment GAGAAACTTATTCAGGACCCGGTTAGTTCTCTAGTCGAAATAGATTTGCAAGCCTTTAAAAGTTATGCTTTTTTTGAAGTTTATGGCTATGAATTAAAGAAGATAATCCCCAAATACTGGTTTGTATCAAGCCTTGATCTTCCATCATGGAACGACTTCCTGGATCAATTAAAAAATTTATCTCCGCAAGCAGGCCTGAAACTTATTGAAAATGAGCTCTCTTCCTCGCTTTTATCCTCCCGGATTAAATCAAATTTAAAAGTCCTTTTGTTTATCTATCAAATTCAGACAGATAAGTTTGACCAGGCTTTAAAAACCTGGGCTATTCTGGAAAATTACAAGGATATTCCCTTAAGCCTTGCATTGTGCGCAGCCTTGCTTGCTAAAAGTGTTCATCCTCTTGCTCCCTATCCCAGCTATCTCTACCCAATTTCCAAAGACCTTCTCCAGGCAGCATGTCTTGGCTCTGGTTCAACTTTGTCCGCTCCTTTTTGGCTGGAAACAGATGAAAAAAAGGCGGCCGACCTGCTTTCAATTTATCCCTTGGACCGTTTACTCAGTTACCTGGGCTGGAAAAACCAATTAGAAAAACAAAAGAGCAACCTGGCAGCAAAACATCTGGCCTTTTTGTTTCCCAAAACTCCTGCCGGTCAGGAGGGATTTTTATCCCTGGCTCGTGCTGCCTATAAAAACGGGCACAAAACACTGGCCTGGAAATATTTGCAAAATATACAGGAAGATCTACTGGATTCCGGTAAACAAGTGGATTTAATCGAGGCCAAGGCAGGTATTTTAATGGATTTAGGCCAAACTCAGGAGTCTCTAAAAACATATACCCTGCTTTTAAATAAAGCCCCGGAGAGATTATCCGCAGAGAAAAAATTAAAGCTGGCTCTTTTGGCCCAGCAGAGCAATAAATGGGAACTGGCGGAAAATATTTTAACTAATTTATGGCAAGAAAGAAAAAACCTCTCCCCTGCCCTGCAGGCAGAAATTCTATTTTGGCTGGGTGAAGGTGCCCAATATCAGGGTAAAACTGACCAGGCCCTGGACTATTACCTGAAATTAGCCTGGCAGTTTCCTGAACAAAATATTTGGGCCATCACTGCCCTGTACCGTGCCGGACAAATATATGAACAGAAAGGAATGCTTCAAGCGGCAAAAAACTTATATCAAACAGTTTTAAAAAATGCAGATCGCAAGACTCAAAAAGAAGCTGCCAAACAACGGCTTACTTCCATAGAGGTCAAAGAAAAGAGGCAAGTTGGAGAAAGTGGGATAATGTTTTAATATATTATACGCTTACAAACGTTTCAAAATTTTCCGGGGTAATCAGTTGGGTGCTGCTTTCTGGATATATAGATTAAACCCCTTTCCTGTGCGTAGCTCAGGGAGCTTTCTTGCTGTACGCCCAGCTCGGGCATACAGCAAGAACCTCTGTGTCTCCGTGGCTCTAGCGACCAACGGGAGAGGGCGAGAAATTCAAAAATTAGCCGGGGGGCGTCAGTGTACCTGTTGGATAGGCTCGATTTAGTCGGTTATATCCAGGGGTTTTGGCCTTGTTTTCCAGCGTTTATGCATCCAGAACCATTGCTCAGGGTATTTCTTGACCATTTGTTCCACTTTCTGGGTATAAAACCGGGCAATTTGGGCAATTTGTTCCTGTCTTGAGCCCTCTAACTCTCTTGTATCCAGAGGCGAAAATGAATAAAATTTATATTTATGCCCTGGAAGGCGCACTAGAAATGCAGGCCATACCAAAGCTTTGCCCCGCAAGGCTAAAAGGGCCGGTCCCATATTTACCGCTGCTTTTTTGTTTAAAAAGGGAATAAAAATGGCTTCATTTTGCAGACAATTGTGATCAACCAAAAAAGCACTTGCTCCTCCCCTTTTTAAACAACGCAACACCCGAGGAGCTGCCCGCCGATGTTCAATAATTTCCACCCCACTCTGACTACGCTGATGCTTAATTAGGTTTCCAAGTGCCCTATCTTTGGGCAAACGGACTACAATCTGGCTAGGTCTTGGGTGCATAAACAGTTTCATAAGACCTGCCATCAGTTCCCAAGCCCCTAAATGAGCGCTTACAGCCACAACGGGTCGCTTGGTATTTCGTATCAGGGATAAACTTTCCTGGTCATGGATAATCAAATTTTCCTGCCAGAACCTGAAATCGACTTTGCGTGTGAGAAAAATTTCTAAAAATGACTGGCCTGTTTGCTCAAAGCTGGACAGGGCTAATTTTTTGGCCTGAAGCCTATCCAGATCGAGCCTTTCAGCTATAGTTTGGACAGCGTAATCCTTTCTGCCAGGCAACATAAGCCATAAAAGTCGACCGATTGCCCTGCCAAATCTTGCGCAGCCCTGAAAACTTAAGTGTTGGCCTGATAAGAATAAAAGATTGTAAAGAAGTTCCTGCATTTCTTGTTTACTTGAGTAGGTTGTGTATCGGGTTATACGGAAACATATTTTATTATATCCCTCGCCCGTTCGTCCTACCAAAGGCCGGACTCACTAGAGGCACAGAGGCACGGAGAAGAAATTTGACCCAGGCCTGAGTCAGCCCTGGGCCAAATGTTTATCCCTTCGCTTCGCTCAGGGAAAAGTAAAATTTTATTGAACTAGCCCGTAAGGGCTGGAGTTTTTTTGCCAGGGCTCGCTGGCAAAAAAAGATTTCTCTGCGTCTCGATGCCTCTAGCGACCAACGGGAGCGGGCGTGAAATTCTTAACCCTGTGATAGCTTACGGCTGAGTAGGTTAAGTAAATCGAGATGGTCAGCGGTTAATCATTCACTCTCTTACTAAACGACTAAACTTTTTAACTTATTCTCTAACTTTAACGCCTCTTGTTCCAAAAATTCAGGATCAAAATTTTCAGGGACCAGGTATGGTTGACCATATATGACTTCGCACGAGGACAAAGGCAGAGGTAACTGAAATTTATCCCAGGCCCTATTAAAAACATAAGCCCGGCTCATTTTTACCCGAACCGGCACAATGGGCACCTTATTTCTGGCTGCCAGGAAAATAGCCCCCTTTTTCACCTTATGCCTTGGCCCTCTGGGCCCATCTACTGTAAAGACAGCGTCTTTTTTGAGATTATTCATCATCTTTGCGGCCATAAGCAATGCTCTAAGTCCTTGCCTGGAACTAGAACCGCGGGCCAGATTAAAGCCAAAGCGTTTTAAAACCTGGGCCAAAAGTTCTCCGTCCTGGCTAGCGCTTACAACAGCTATAACGCCTTCATGACGGTGCAGATAGCAAAGGGGAAATAATTCATTATGCCACAAGGCAAAGACAACAGGTTGTTTTTGCCTTGTGGCCTGAACAGGTTTATAGGACACCCTGGAATAATTCAAAGTCTTTGACCAGAATTTGACCAGGAATGAAAGAATCGGAGCAATTTTTTCGGGTGAAATCTTCATTTTAACTCCCTGAAAATTGGAATATATTTGGATAACTGACTCAAGGCAAGGTTTAAAAAGAATGATTTTATTGACCTTGGCGGTCTGATTACTTTAATCTTCTAATATTTCTATATACTTTTATTATTGTCGTTTTCTATGATTAAAGTAAAAATCTATAGACAGATTCTATTTGACCGCGTTTTTAAACTCAGTCATGAAATTAGAGGAAATTTTTAAATGTCGCAGGGTTAAAGTAGTTCAAAGGAGAAGATTATGAGTGAAAAAATTTTGCACTGTCAGGGCTTACCCTGCCCGCAACCGGTTTTAAAGTGTAAACAGGCTTTAGAGGAAGAAAAGCCAGAAAAGCTCATTGTCTATGTGGACAATGAACCAGCTAAAGAAAATGTAACCAGATTTTTAAACATGCAAAACTATAAACTGCTGGCTACTGAAAAAAAAGGGAATGACTGGCTGATTGTCGCCACATGTACTCCCCAGGAGCAAAAAACTGACGACCTTTCTGAACAAAAGAGCAAGCCAGAACCAAAAACATCGCAAGGCGAGCTCAAGACCCTTATCTTCATAACCAAAGATAAAATCGGGATGGGTGATGACCAATTAGGCCATAAATTAATGGTCAACTTTCTGGCTACCTTACCTGAAATGGATAAGCTATGGCGAATTATTTTAGTTAATTCAGGGGTTAAGCTGGCCACTGACAATAGCCCGGTGCTTGAGTCTTTGCAGCAACTTGAGCAGGCAGGTGTGTCAATTTTAGTATGTGGAACATGTCTTGATTTTTTTCAACTCCTGGATCAAAAGAGGGTCGGACAGACCACGAATATGCTTGATGTGGTCACCAGCCTTCAACTAGCGGATAAAGTCATAACCATTTAACAAGTACCTTAAGTGAGCTAGAATTTAATGTCTGAAGAAACAATTAAAATTGGCCAGATTTCTTATTTAAATATCTGGCCAATTTTTTATTATTTAAAAAGGCTCCCTTTTAAAGATAAGATACGTTATATCTCTGGGCACCCTGCCTGGCTAAACCAGATTTTGCAAAAAAAAGAACTGGATCTTTCTCCATCTTCATCCTTTGAGTATCTGGCTTATGCCGAACAATATAAACTATTGCCCTGCTTAAGTATCAGTGCCCAAAAAAAAGTACAGAGCGTCATTTTCTGCTCGCCGGTAGAGCTTGAAGACCTTTCCGCTTATTTACAAAAAGAAAAAGAAATTTTTTTGAGTGAGGCCTCGGCAACCTCTGTGGCGCTGTTAAAAGTTTTATGGACCTTTGCCTGGCACCTGCCTCAGCCTGAGTGGCGGGCAATTCCTCCTGGCAAGGGGATGCAGACAAACAAACCATTTTTAGAGATAGGAGATAAGGCGTTAGAGATCTATCTCAATCCCCCTCCGGGATGGGTGGTTATTGATTTGGCCCAGGCCTGGTATGAATTTACAAGTCTTCCTTTTGTCTTTGCTGTTTGGATCGTCAATAAAGACTTAAGCTTGGCACAAAAAAAGACTGTTCATTTATTGTGTGCAGAACTTGCCGAAATAAAACAAAAGATCAGGTCAAATTTGAAGCATTTAGCCTCTATTTACCCGAAACAAAGTTTTACCGAAGAACAGGTAGTTAATTACTGGCAGTTGATGGATTATGACCTGGACTTTAAGCACATGGCGAGTCTGGTTCTATTTGGACAATACTTAACTAAACTAGGCCTGATTTCAGGTGTGCCCGTTCTGGACTGGATGGATTAATGCTTCGCTATTCCCTGGGCAAATAACGTGAGCGAAACGAACTAATATCAGCCTGAGCGTTAGCGAGGGCGTAATAACAACTGGATCAAAGCTCAATTTATGGTTCTAAGTCTTTGATGGCCTCTTCTTTGCCAATAACAGCCAAAATGTGCTCTTTGGTTAAAACCGTATTCGCTTTAGGAACAAATTTGAAATCTGCCTCACCAGTCTGTTTAATGGCTACTACCTGAATACCATACTTATTGGTCAAATCCAACTCCCGCAGGGTCTTACCCGCCCATTTGGACACCCTCAGTTCTTGTAAGATTACTCCTTTGCCCAGGGGTAGATAATCTATGAGACCTGGTATGACCAGTTCCCTGGCCAATTGCTCAGCAGCAAAACGCTCCGGAAAAATTACATGGTCCACGCCAACTTTTTTCAGCACCTTTTCATGTTCAGTACTTACAGCTTTACACCATAAATTTTTGGTCCCCAATTCTTTCAAGTGCAGGGCAATCAAAATGCTGGCTTCCATGGAATGGCCGACACTGATAATCACATGGGTAAGTTCAGCCAGGCCCAATTGGACCAGTGCAGCCTTGTCTGTGGCGTCAGCTTTATAGACTTGAGTCAGCACATCCTGAGCCCGTTTGATTTTTTCCGAATCATTATCGATACCCAGCACTGTA is part of the Desulfovulcanus ferrireducens genome and harbors:
- a CDS encoding potassium channel family protein; amino-acid sequence: MPKYEIGIIGLGKFGYFLGQSLTDLGHTVLGIDNDSEKIKRAQDVLTQVYKADATDKAALVQLGLAELTHVIISVGHSMEASILIALHLKELGTKNLWCKAVSTEHEKVLKKVGVDHVIFPERFAAEQLARELVIPGLIDYLPLGKGVILQELRVSKWAGKTLRELDLTNKYGIQVVAIKQTGEADFKFVPKANTVLTKEHILAVIGKEEAIKDLEP
- a CDS encoding lysophospholipid acyltransferase family protein, with product MKISPEKIAPILSFLVKFWSKTLNYSRVSYKPVQATRQKQPVVFALWHNELFPLCYLHRHEGVIAVVSASQDGELLAQVLKRFGFNLARGSSSRQGLRALLMAAKMMNNLKKDAVFTVDGPRGPRHKVKKGAIFLAARNKVPIVPVRVKMSRAYVFNRAWDKFQLPLPLSSCEVIYGQPYLVPENFDPEFLEQEALKLENKLKSLVV
- the yedF gene encoding sulfurtransferase-like selenium metabolism protein YedF; translation: MSEKILHCQGLPCPQPVLKCKQALEEEKPEKLIVYVDNEPAKENVTRFLNMQNYKLLATEKKGNDWLIVATCTPQEQKTDDLSEQKSKPEPKTSQGELKTLIFITKDKIGMGDDQLGHKLMVNFLATLPEMDKLWRIILVNSGVKLATDNSPVLESLQQLEQAGVSILVCGTCLDFFQLLDQKRVGQTTNMLDVVTSLQLADKVITI
- a CDS encoding menaquinone biosynthetic enzyme MqnA/MqnD family protein; translation: MSEETIKIGQISYLNIWPIFYYLKRLPFKDKIRYISGHPAWLNQILQKKELDLSPSSSFEYLAYAEQYKLLPCLSISAQKKVQSVIFCSPVELEDLSAYLQKEKEIFLSEASATSVALLKVLWTFAWHLPQPEWRAIPPGKGMQTNKPFLEIGDKALEIYLNPPPGWVVIDLAQAWYEFTSLPFVFAVWIVNKDLSLAQKKTVHLLCAELAEIKQKIRSNLKHLASIYPKQSFTEEQVVNYWQLMDYDLDFKHMASLVLFGQYLTKLGLISGVPVLDWMD
- a CDS encoding tetratricopeptide repeat protein, whose protein sequence is MIKKICLGMAIMIVLPTVCLAAKKEKITYEEWLLNFKAYDAYVRYLQTKNPTPDSIISQAKLLLTLNRPRRTLDVLKQFETLPKFEGQRLWLMARAYRMLGEYDRAISNFVLAAEYFSNPELVKLFSQEKELDRLWRDVCTKWFWESLYVQRKAEQAKLLNSAVQLARKVWPEQELWTRFASSLSQPEKNLTYYDEQIPYLLAKALSAQSIKNWFLSSNHLNKITTLKIRNFWTRLEKLIQDPVSSLVEIDLQAFKSYAFFEVYGYELKKIIPKYWFVSSLDLPSWNDFLDQLKNLSPQAGLKLIENELSSSLLSSRIKSNLKVLLFIYQIQTDKFDQALKTWAILENYKDIPLSLALCAALLAKSVHPLAPYPSYLYPISKDLLQAACLGSGSTLSAPFWLETDEKKAADLLSIYPLDRLLSYLGWKNQLEKQKSNLAAKHLAFLFPKTPAGQEGFLSLARAAYKNGHKTLAWKYLQNIQEDLLDSGKQVDLIEAKAGILMDLGQTQESLKTYTLLLNKAPERLSAEKKLKLALLAQQSNKWELAENILTNLWQERKNLSPALQAEILFWLGEGAQYQGKTDQALDYYLKLAWQFPEQNIWAITALYRAGQIYEQKGMLQAAKNLYQTVLKNADRKTQKEAAKQRLTSIEVKEKRQVGESGIMF
- a CDS encoding lysophospholipid acyltransferase family protein is translated as MQELLYNLLFLSGQHLSFQGCARFGRAIGRLLWLMLPGRKDYAVQTIAERLDLDRLQAKKLALSSFEQTGQSFLEIFLTRKVDFRFWQENLIIHDQESLSLIRNTKRPVVAVSAHLGAWELMAGLMKLFMHPRPSQIVVRLPKDRALGNLIKHQRSQSGVEIIEHRRAAPRVLRCLKRGGASAFLVDHNCLQNEAIFIPFLNKKAAVNMGPALLALRGKALVWPAFLVRLPGHKYKFYSFSPLDTRELEGSRQEQIAQIARFYTQKVEQMVKKYPEQWFWMHKRWKTRPKPLDITD